One bacterium DNA window includes the following coding sequences:
- the accB gene encoding acetyl-CoA carboxylase biotin carboxyl carrier protein, producing the protein MDLNELKKLIKIVDESNVNEVEIEEELSKAKGKLKVRISKNHGVSAMTVLPQAHQTSHFPPPLVQHTPTTQPLQFESQETITKSQAERPLDVVDKGEFIEVKSPIVGTFYRSPAPDADSYVDVGTVIKPGQTLCIIEAMKIMNEIESEVSGKVAKILVENGQPVEYNQTLFLIGKA; encoded by the coding sequence ATGGATCTTAATGAGTTGAAGAAACTCATCAAAATAGTTGATGAGAGTAATGTCAATGAAGTCGAGATTGAAGAAGAATTATCGAAGGCCAAAGGTAAACTGAAAGTTCGTATCAGTAAGAATCATGGAGTTTCGGCTATGACGGTACTACCACAGGCTCATCAGACCTCCCATTTTCCACCTCCATTAGTACAACACACTCCGACGACTCAACCGCTGCAATTCGAAAGCCAGGAAACAATAACGAAATCGCAAGCCGAGCGTCCGCTCGATGTAGTAGACAAAGGCGAATTTATTGAAGTAAAATCGCCGATCGTAGGCACATTTTATCGTTCACCTGCTCCTGATGCGGATTCTTATGTGGATGTCGGTACAGTTATTAAACCGGGACAGACTTTGTGTATTATCGAAGCCATGAAGATCATGAACGAAATTGAAAGCGAAGTCAGCGGTAAAGTTGCCAAAATTCTTGTCGAAAACGGTCAACCCGTGGAATACAATCAGACGTTGTTTCTTATCGGAAAAGCATAA
- a CDS encoding polysaccharide deacetylase family protein — protein MKKINPDHRGSLNPVLHSPSSRKIALTFDACSTLLPSRVDSTVIEILIRTGAPATLFLGGKWVQDRPDDARFLATIPFFEIGNHSYLHGHLTRVSDERLQDEIRWTQEIIYTVTGVVPKFFRPPYIEYDDRVIQTAAALGLTTIVGDIPSGDPDPHATKERLITQILNGVKSGTIVIMHMNKGGKHTAEALPETIRLLRENGYELVTMSGLLENQDQVLGGNTIGGSLGNIK, from the coding sequence TTGAAAAAGATTAATCCTGATCATCGCGGATCTTTAAACCCTGTTTTACATTCGCCAAGTTCTCGCAAAATTGCGCTGACTTTTGATGCGTGTTCTACTTTGCTCCCAAGCCGTGTCGACAGTACCGTCATAGAAATACTTATTCGCACTGGAGCCCCGGCCACTTTGTTCCTCGGCGGAAAATGGGTTCAGGATAGACCGGACGACGCGCGATTTCTAGCGACCATTCCCTTTTTTGAAATCGGGAATCATAGTTATCTCCACGGGCATTTGACACGTGTATCGGATGAACGGCTGCAAGATGAAATTCGATGGACGCAAGAAATTATTTACACAGTCACAGGTGTGGTTCCGAAATTTTTCAGACCTCCTTATATTGAATATGACGACCGGGTAATTCAAACAGCAGCCGCACTGGGACTCACAACCATCGTCGGCGATATCCCATCCGGCGATCCTGATCCCCATGCCACAAAAGAAAGGCTTATAACACAGATTCTCAACGGAGTTAAGAGTGGTACGATCGTTATCATGCACATGAATAAAGGCGGTAAACATACAGCCGAGGCATTGCCGGAAACGATTCGCTTGTTGCGCGAAAATGGATATGAGTTGGTAACAATGAGCGGGTTATTAGAAAATCAGGATCAGGTGTTGGGCGGCAATACAATAGGCGGCTCTTTGGGTAATATAAAATAA
- a CDS encoding HAMP domain-containing protein, protein MSLRTKIYGGYFFLLCFWLIVWFYLNHHVERVHTLLDVLTPLEHSRTQLVKRIHSGLRNQEKLAAVLATNIGSTNFENNIGAMTSEMGDIQYSADSLLFLSSRWHQTADKIYNSNFDRLVLGLGLGYSEVQEANQTAFRNEILQINDLKIFEKQIGDLFEKQRTAADARHARNFNTKFDRWISALSDSMLARLNTFEHISNQNTIVRINTINEISHSMNWLSYGILIVTLIFVVILTHDVRQILSGFRVLKSAAQEVAQGKLQPHVPAKGFKEMEELLAAFNAMTEQLRELENLKSDFFSKLVHDFKSPLDNIKQSADVLLNDITGGSLDSNQKKFLEIIKRSASNLRAMVQEQLNESKLIAGQSELKYEMCDLKELIRDRIELQRPTAVAKQVSFSMKFNEANFTIACDRNKISRVMDNLLSNAIKFSRSDTRISVELEDKGEQVQVRIKDSGVGIPAEKQNVIFKKYGRLSSSDMTTGTGLGLYTAKYIVELHRGSIWFKSKSGFGSTFYFILPKEPPIVLPPNT, encoded by the coding sequence ATGTCCTTACGAACTAAAATATACGGGGGCTACTTTTTTCTGTTATGTTTTTGGTTAATTGTCTGGTTTTATCTCAATCATCATGTGGAACGCGTTCACACGTTATTGGATGTTTTGACGCCACTGGAACATTCGCGTACTCAGTTAGTAAAGCGTATTCATTCGGGGCTACGCAATCAGGAGAAACTCGCTGCTGTATTGGCCACAAACATTGGATCAACAAATTTTGAAAACAATATCGGCGCTATGACCTCTGAAATGGGCGATATTCAATACAGCGCTGATAGTTTACTTTTTCTGTCTTCACGCTGGCATCAGACGGCTGACAAAATCTACAATAGTAATTTTGATCGTTTAGTATTGGGATTAGGGCTTGGATATTCGGAAGTGCAGGAAGCCAATCAAACTGCTTTTCGTAATGAGATTCTACAAATTAATGATCTGAAAATTTTTGAAAAGCAAATTGGTGATTTATTTGAAAAACAAAGAACAGCAGCCGATGCCCGTCATGCGCGCAATTTTAATACGAAATTCGATCGATGGATCAGTGCATTATCAGATTCTATGCTGGCCAGATTGAATACCTTTGAGCATATAAGCAATCAAAATACGATTGTACGTATCAATACGATCAATGAAATCAGCCATTCTATGAATTGGTTGAGCTACGGCATTCTCATAGTGACATTAATATTTGTTGTCATTCTCACTCACGACGTTCGGCAGATTCTGTCGGGGTTCAGGGTACTTAAATCGGCTGCTCAGGAAGTTGCACAAGGTAAATTGCAACCGCATGTTCCAGCCAAAGGATTTAAAGAAATGGAAGAGCTTTTGGCGGCTTTTAATGCAATGACCGAACAACTGCGCGAATTAGAAAATTTAAAATCGGACTTTTTCAGTAAATTGGTTCACGATTTTAAAAGTCCATTAGACAACATTAAACAATCAGCCGATGTATTGCTCAATGATATTACCGGTGGCTCGCTTGATTCCAATCAGAAAAAATTTTTAGAAATCATTAAGCGAAGCGCCAGTAATTTGCGAGCGATGGTGCAAGAACAACTCAACGAATCGAAGCTTATAGCTGGTCAGTCAGAGCTTAAATATGAAATGTGTGATTTAAAAGAACTGATTCGTGACCGGATTGAATTGCAACGCCCGACAGCCGTTGCAAAACAGGTTAGCTTTTCAATGAAGTTCAATGAAGCTAATTTTACCATTGCATGCGATCGAAATAAAATAAGCCGTGTAATGGATAATTTATTAAGCAATGCTATTAAATTTTCCCGATCGGATACAAGGATTTCAGTCGAATTGGAAGACAAAGGCGAACAGGTTCAGGTGCGAATCAAAGACAGCGGTGTCGGCATTCCGGCTGAGAAACAAAACGTTATTTTTAAAAAATACGGGCGGCTAAGTTCATCGGACATGACGACCGGTACCGGGCTTGGATTGTACACGGCTAAATATATTGTTGAATTGCACCGGGGAAGTATCTGGTTTAAAAGTAAATCCGGGTTCGGATCAACTTTTTATTTTATATTACCCAAAGAGCCGCCTATTGTATTGCCGCCCAACACCTGA
- a CDS encoding phosphodiester glycosidase family protein — MRRNIFHVIAAGGFLLGCFLLTIVPFGCASEDTRKTTEIYPGVYYTVIHRPAAPNYIHVVEIHRDRAVVGLQAIKAGRFLRATMPLSEALTGIEPLAAINGDFFSQEGAPSGAQISEGEPVKDGAESWYALGVAGKEIFIDRVHFTGQVFLNNEKSFTINGFNRPRQDKEIIYYNAYYGTSSGTNPYGVELVLRKPTNGMIVGNSAEYKLLDIDSTGNHSITDSTAVLSFHGDIYKNIIRDLRLGQSITISIESEPAHGSIPTLIGGFPLLVRKKQNMIASEVNRTSFYTDANARTAVGYSAESIFLVCVDGDQPNYSVGMSLDDLAELMIELGCEDALNLDGGGSTTMRIRGQLANRPSGGGLERNISNALVVMPLRQ, encoded by the coding sequence TTGCGCAGGAATATATTTCATGTCATAGCCGCTGGCGGTTTTTTACTGGGTTGCTTTCTCCTGACGATCGTGCCATTTGGCTGTGCTTCCGAAGATACCCGCAAGACAACAGAAATATATCCGGGGGTTTACTATACGGTCATTCACCGCCCGGCTGCTCCTAATTATATCCATGTTGTCGAAATACACAGAGACCGTGCAGTTGTTGGCTTACAGGCAATCAAAGCGGGCCGATTTTTACGAGCAACGATGCCCTTGTCCGAAGCTTTAACTGGCATCGAACCTTTGGCAGCCATCAATGGCGATTTTTTTTCACAAGAAGGGGCTCCGTCAGGGGCACAAATCAGTGAAGGCGAGCCTGTCAAAGACGGCGCCGAATCATGGTATGCCCTTGGAGTAGCTGGCAAAGAAATATTTATCGATCGCGTCCATTTTACCGGGCAAGTTTTTCTGAATAATGAAAAATCGTTTACCATTAACGGATTTAACCGCCCGCGGCAAGATAAAGAAATTATTTATTACAATGCCTATTATGGAACTTCGTCTGGGACTAATCCATACGGAGTCGAACTGGTTTTGAGAAAGCCAACGAACGGGATGATCGTTGGTAACAGTGCGGAATACAAGCTTTTGGATATCGACTCGACCGGAAATCATTCGATTACGGATAGTACCGCTGTTTTGTCGTTTCATGGCGACATTTACAAAAATATTATTCGCGATTTGCGATTAGGGCAGTCGATAACAATCAGTATTGAAAGCGAACCTGCACACGGCAGCATTCCAACTTTGATCGGTGGTTTCCCGCTTTTGGTTAGAAAAAAACAGAATATGATTGCAAGCGAAGTCAATAGAACAAGTTTTTATACGGATGCCAATGCCCGAACGGCTGTAGGGTATTCGGCCGAATCGATTTTTTTGGTATGCGTTGACGGCGATCAGCCGAATTACAGCGTCGGTATGTCGCTGGACGATTTGGCGGAATTGATGATCGAATTGGGTTGCGAGGATGCGCTGAATCTCGACGGCGGAGGTTCGACGACCATGCGGATTCGCGGCCAATTGGCCAACCGTCCGTCGGGCGGAGGGCTTGAACGTAACATTTCCAACGCCTTGGTCGTAATGCCGCTCCGCCAATAG
- the efp gene encoding elongation factor P yields MAGVSDFRTGMTILMDGNLFIVTEFQHRNPGNWRAFVVAKLKNVRTGRVIEKTFRSHDKLEEVRTDAKEMQFLYSDGSMMHFMDNVTFEQVGIPVETVGEAANYLREGITPKILFYEGNAVNIELPITVELKVVTTAPGVRGDTVTGGSKPAELETGATVNVPLFINEGDRVKVDTRTGEYLERVTK; encoded by the coding sequence ATGGCAGGAGTTAGCGATTTTAGAACGGGCATGACTATTTTAATGGATGGTAATTTATTTATCGTAACTGAATTTCAACATCGGAACCCTGGTAATTGGCGTGCGTTTGTAGTCGCTAAATTAAAAAATGTCAGGACAGGGCGTGTTATTGAAAAAACTTTCCGTTCACATGACAAGCTAGAAGAGGTTCGTACCGATGCTAAAGAAATGCAATTTTTGTATTCTGATGGAAGTATGATGCATTTTATGGATAATGTTACGTTCGAGCAAGTGGGGATACCGGTAGAGACTGTAGGTGAGGCGGCCAATTATTTACGCGAAGGTATTACACCGAAAATCCTTTTCTATGAAGGGAATGCGGTTAATATCGAATTACCTATTACGGTTGAATTGAAAGTTGTAACGACGGCGCCGGGTGTAAGAGGTGATACGGTGACAGGCGGTAGCAAGCCTGCTGAATTGGAAACCGGAGCGACCGTGAATGTTCCTCTTTTTATCAATGAAGGTGATCGCGTCAAGGTCGACACTCGTACCGGTGAATATTTGGAACGCGTCACTAAATAA